The nucleotide window GCACGTCTCGAACTACTTCGCGACCCCGCCGCAGCTCGAACTCGCCGAGCGCCTCAAGCGGATCTCCGGCGCCGGCGACGCGGGCCGCGTGTACTTCGGCAACTCCGGCGCCGAAGCGAACGAGGCCGCCTTCAAGCTCGCACGGCTGAACCGCGGCGCCGACGGCCGGAAGACCCGCATCCTGGCGCTCAAGCAGGCCTTCCACGGTCGGACGATGGGGGCGCTCGCACTCACCGGCAAGCCCGCCCTGCAAGAGGACTTCCTGCCGATGATCCCGGGCGTCGAGCACATCGACACCTCGATCCAGGCCCTCGAGCACGCGATCGACGACACCGTCGCGGCGCTGTTCATCGAGCCGATCAAGGGCGAGGCCGGCGTGGTCGACCTCCCCGAGGGCTTCCTCGCCGCGGCCCGACGCCTGACCGAGCAGCACGGCGCGCTCCTGGTCCTCGACGAGATCCAGACCGGTGTCGGTCGGACCGGTTCGTGGTTCGCCTTCCAGCAGTACGACGTCGTCCCGGACGCCATCACGGTCGCCAAGGGCATCGCCGGCGGCTTCCCGATCGGCGCGCTCGTGACCTTCGGCTGGGCGTCCGACCTGTTCTCCGCCGGCCAGCACGGCTCGACCTTCGGCGGCAACCCGCTCGGCACCCGCGTCGCGAACGCCGTGCTGACCGAGATCGAGTCCGCCGGGCTCGTCGAGGGCGCGGTCACCAAGGGCGAGCGGATCCGCAGCGGCATCAGCGCGTTCGGCTCGCCGCTCGTGGAGGAGGTCCGGGGGACCGGGCTCCTCATCGGCGTCGGGCTGCACCTGCCGGTCGCGGCCGCGATCGCCGCCGCCGCCCTCGAGCGCGGGCTCATCGTCAACGCGCCGAACGAGTCGAGCCTGCGCATCGCGCCGCCGCTCATCGTCACCGACGCCGAGATCGACGAGTTCCTCGCGATCCTCGCCCAGAGCATGGCGTCCGTCGAGGGCGCCCACCAGGAGACCTCCGCATGACCCGCCACTTCCTCCGTGACGACGACCTGAGCCAGGCCGAGCAGTCCGCGATCCTCGACCTCGCCGTCGAGATGAAGCGCGACCGCTGGGGTGCCAAGCCCCTCGCCGGCCCGCAGAGCGTCGCCGTGATCTTCGACAAGTCGTCCACCCGCACCCGGGTGTCCTTCCACGTCGGCATCAGCGACCTCGGCGGCAGCCCGCTCATCATCTCGACCGCCAACAGCCAGCTCGGCGGCAAGGAGACCCCCTCCGACACCGCCCGGGTGCTGGAGCGCATGGTCTCGGCGATCGTCTGGCGCACCTACGGCCAGGCCGGGCTCGAGGAGATGGCTGCGAGCACGTCCGTGCCCGTCGTGAACGCCCTCTCCGACGACTTCCACCCCTGCCAGCTCCTCGCCGACCTGCTCACCATCCGTGAGCACCGCGGCGCCCTCGCCGGCCAGACCATCGCGTTCGTCGGTGACGGCGCGAGCAACATGGCGCACTCGTACCTGCTGGCCTGCGCGACCGCCGGCATGCACGTCCGCGTCGGCTCGCCGAGTGCGTTCTCGCCCACCCCGCAGGTGGTCACGGACGCCGAGCAGCGCGCTGCCGAGACCGGTGGTTCGGTGCTCGTGGTGACCGACCCGGTCGCTGCCGTCGCCGGCGCTGACGTCGTCGTCACCGACACGTGGGTGTCGATGGGCAAGGAGGACGAGAAGCAGCAGCGGCTCGACACCTTCAACGGCTACCGCGTCGACGACGCGATGATGGCGCACGCCGCTGACGACGCCGTGTTCATGCACTGCCTGCCGGCCGACCGCGGCTACGAGGTGACTGCCGACGTGATCGACGGCCCGCGCAGCATCATCTGGGACGAGGCGGAGAACCGTCTCCACGCCCAGAAGGCCCTCCTCGCCTGGCTCCTCGCCGCGAACAACTGACCCCCCAACACCCCTAGGAGACATCACATGGCAGACCGCGTCGTACTGGCGTACTCCGGAGGACTCGACACCTCCGTCGGCATCGGCTGGCTCAAGGACGCCACCGGCAAAGAGGTCGTTGCACTGGCGGTGGACGTCGGCCAGGGTGGCGAGGACATGGAGGCCATCCGGCAGCGCGCGCTCGACTGCGGCGCGGTGGAGTCGGTGGTCATCGACGCGAAGGACGAGTTCGCCGACGACTACCTCGTGCCCGCCCTCAAGGCGAACGCGCTCTACCAGAAGCGCTACCCGCTGGTCTCCGCGCTGAGCCGCCCGCTCATCGCGAAGCACCTCGCCCTGACCGCCAAGCAGCTCGGTGCCGACAGCGTCGCGCATGGCTGCACCGGCAAGGGCAACGACCAGGTCCGCTTCGAGGCCGCCGTCGCCGCGATCGCACCCGACCTGACGAGCGTCGCCCCGGTCCGCGACCTCGCGCTCACCCGCGACAAGGCGATCATCTACGCGCAGGAGCACGACCTGCCGATCCTCCAGAGCAAGAAGTCGCCGTACTCGATCGACCAGAACGTCTGGGGCCGCGCGGTGGAGACCGGGTTCCTCGAGGACCCGTGGAACGCCCCGATCGAGGACCTCTACGCCTACACGCAGGACCCGG belongs to Herbiconiux flava and includes:
- a CDS encoding acetylornithine transaminase, with the protein product MSTETQTETWNDRFGASLMRSLTPPKIMLERGQGCRVWDVDGNEYLDFLAGIAVNSLGHAHPALVEAISDQAAKLVHVSNYFATPPQLELAERLKRISGAGDAGRVYFGNSGAEANEAAFKLARLNRGADGRKTRILALKQAFHGRTMGALALTGKPALQEDFLPMIPGVEHIDTSIQALEHAIDDTVAALFIEPIKGEAGVVDLPEGFLAAARRLTEQHGALLVLDEIQTGVGRTGSWFAFQQYDVVPDAITVAKGIAGGFPIGALVTFGWASDLFSAGQHGSTFGGNPLGTRVANAVLTEIESAGLVEGAVTKGERIRSGISAFGSPLVEEVRGTGLLIGVGLHLPVAAAIAAAALERGLIVNAPNESSLRIAPPLIVTDAEIDEFLAILAQSMASVEGAHQETSA
- the argF gene encoding ornithine carbamoyltransferase, which codes for MTRHFLRDDDLSQAEQSAILDLAVEMKRDRWGAKPLAGPQSVAVIFDKSSTRTRVSFHVGISDLGGSPLIISTANSQLGGKETPSDTARVLERMVSAIVWRTYGQAGLEEMAASTSVPVVNALSDDFHPCQLLADLLTIREHRGALAGQTIAFVGDGASNMAHSYLLACATAGMHVRVGSPSAFSPTPQVVTDAEQRAAETGGSVLVVTDPVAAVAGADVVVTDTWVSMGKEDEKQQRLDTFNGYRVDDAMMAHAADDAVFMHCLPADRGYEVTADVIDGPRSIIWDEAENRLHAQKALLAWLLAANN
- a CDS encoding argininosuccinate synthase, producing the protein MADRVVLAYSGGLDTSVGIGWLKDATGKEVVALAVDVGQGGEDMEAIRQRALDCGAVESVVIDAKDEFADDYLVPALKANALYQKRYPLVSALSRPLIAKHLALTAKQLGADSVAHGCTGKGNDQVRFEAAVAAIAPDLTSVAPVRDLALTRDKAIIYAQEHDLPILQSKKSPYSIDQNVWGRAVETGFLEDPWNAPIEDLYAYTQDPAIARDADEVTITFEQGIPVALDGQRFSVLRIVQELNALAGKHGVGRIDVVEDRLVGIKSREVYEAPAAMALIAAHEELESLTLERDVNRYKRGVESEWADLVYDGLWFGGLKRSLDAFINDTQQYVSGDIRMQLHGGRATVTGRRSEQSLYDFDLATYDTGDTFDQSLSKGFIEIWSLPSKISARRDLAN